The following is a genomic window from Colletotrichum lupini chromosome 5, complete sequence.
GAAACCCTTACGTTGTACATAATCCGACTTCCCTCACTCTACGTACATTGGTGAGAGCATTGTAGAAGTAGTCCACTGTCAATCATCTTTTTCCATTTCCATATTCCTTCTTGCATGTGAGTCCATCGTAAGTTGCTTTGGTGTCTCTATATAAGGAATACATACATGTTGCGGTGAAAGGACAGATTTGAAGCAAAAGAAGTCATATAACCACCCGCACAACATGATGCCCATCTTAGTTGCTCTTCAGGTTAACTGACGACCCCGCCCCAGGCATGATATTCACACTCACAAAAACATAGTTCGTGATCGAAAAACCACCAAAACAGCAAAAACCACAAGACTTGCATAATCTTTACGACCCCCAGGGCCCAGGGGAGCAAAAAGATGGACGATCTGGGAATCGAACCCAGGACCTACCGCATGCTAAGCGGTCATTATACCACTAAACCAATCGCCCAGTGGAATGATCTAGCCCGGACTTGAACCGGAGACCTTCAGTGTGGCAGACGACAGAGAGGCCGCGAGAGACTTCTTTTCGAGCTGTTAGACTGACGTGATAACCAACTACACCACCAGACCATGTTTTTGTTGAAGTCAGCGAGGGAGAAATGTGACTAGGTATGATTGGGGTGTGGGGGTGACCATACGGGTTGGGCCAAATTGCGCGGGCGTTGCTGTGCGCTGCGTTGCGGTGTGGAATGTGAAGAAGTGGATGTGGTGGCATCGCGAGTGCAAATTTCGTTGGTGGGCGGGGCGGAAAGACCGGGGTGCGCCCGTGTTCCCAGACCCCGACAGGTTCTGGACCGGCCGGGTTCTCGCGTGGCTGCCATGGTTCGAATCGGGGATGAGGTGCTGATGGACAGGGCAGGCCGGGTGGGCCGGAGTGgagggagagaaagagaaaaaaaagcggTTGAAGAATCTGAAGAGCGACTCGCCAAGGTCATGGGACATTTACAGGATGGGTCGGGAGCGGATTGATGCCATGCGAGTTCATAAAATGTTCGCCATTGTGCGATACGTACAAGAGGGAAAAAGTGGTggcctctctctcttccagTCCACTCATAAAATCCAAAGGACTATGAAGTGGGAGGACAGACAGACGCAAAATAAATACAGATAAAAAAGTCCACTCCATATCCCCGTCTGATTGTGTGAAGAGTACGCGTACAATAAGTCACTCGTTGGTGGGGAATCAAGAGCCCGCCGTGTCTCCTATACGCGGCAGATGAAATAGAAAAAAAGTCGTGGTGTCGTCGGAAAAGAGCTGGTTTTTGGGTTCGTGGGGCAGCGCGCGTGTGTGCTCCGCCATCTTTTGTGTCGCCCTTAATTAGTACCGTCCATTCGTCCGTGCCATGGTCATGAAATCTAAACAATCGTAGTGCTGCTCTTTTAGAAGTGCTGTCCCGTTTCCAATCATATGAGGGAGGTGCCGCAGCTGCCTCCCCATCCCATTACTTTCTCCGAATCGTCGTCCTAGTGCAATTGCGCACATGCGCGTCCGATTGTTGTGATCGCACCCGTTAATTCTTCTTGGTGAGAGCAACGCCCAGACCGACACCCAGCGCGATAGCAAGGATGATGAGTACGACAACGAGGAGGCACCACCACTTGAGCTTCTTGCGTCTGCGCGCGTGGTCCGTCGCAACCTTGACTTCTTCGTTGCCCTTTTGGATGTTTTCGACAGTCTGTTCTGCGTTCTGCTCGGCGGCTTGGACGACGGGCTCCTGCTGCTCGACCAAAGTGGCCAATTCCTGGAAGAGTTGGCCGAGCTCCATCATAGTCTGCTCAATGCGCTGCAACTCGCTGTGGCGGGCTCTGACGTTGCCCAGAATAGTGTTGGCGTGGCCTGTCCGATTGGATTTGAGCTGGTTAAGTCATTAGCATACGGTGCCGACATGCCGAGAAAATCGGTCAAAAACAACATCAAAACATACCGCTGTTTGGAAAACACCTTCGTCACCCCAGTCCATCTGTGTCGCTTGCTCGACTTCATCTTCCGTCGCTTCCGGGTTGACGATGCGGTACTGGCGGGCAATTTGGTCGCGGTACCGTTTCTGGTAATCGCGCTCGATCTGCTGGTATTTTTCGAGTTCCGACTTGAAAGTGTTCTTCAAAGAGTTGAGCTGTGCGGTCTTGGTTGCGCGCGATCCGTCCTGTGTCTTGGATAGATCCCTCTCGAGGGCCTTGATGCCCTCCTTGACGCCGGTGTTGCGGATTTGCGTCGCGGAGACAGCCTGCTCAAGCTGGGCGCTGGTGCTGCCGTCGGGGGAACCGAGAGAGCGCTGGTGAAGCTGGGCAATGCCCTCAATATCGGAAGTCAGGCCGTTGATTTCTGTGCGCAGTTGTTGGACCCGGGCGAGGAAATCTTGCTGGCTCAGAGTACGAGGCGCGGATTGCCCGGCATACTGGCCCGCCTCTCCGTACGGCTGCATCTCGTACTGGCCTTGGCCATATTGAGGCTATAATTCAAAGAAAGTCAGCGATATGGAATTGAGAGGGCATCTGCGGACTGAATTGAAGGGCGACGGACCTGTTGGTTGTCATAGCCGTATCCGCCCTCGGCCTGGGGGCCTTGGGCGTAGGGATTTTGGTTATACTGTTGGTACGACATGTCTGACTCAAAGCGACTGTCAATGTCGACGATAGACAGTGCGATTCGAACCGCAATTTATTCGGCGAGCGAGCAGAATTGAATGAGAGACTTCGGCGCTATATGGTGTGATTGAGCCGGCGGGCTCGTGAGATTGTTGTGGTGGTGCAAGGTGAAGGACCTTTCGGCTGATGTTTGGTTGTTAAATGACGTTGGACCTCCGACCGCTGACAGGAACTGGGAAGTGCTGGAGAGACGCTGAAATGACAATGAGGACGGGCCCAATCAGGCACCGGGACCTGTCAGAGCGGATACCCCGGGCTGTGTATATGGTTGGATGGAGTCGCTCGTGAACGGGGCGACAGTGGGCAGGATTGGCCGATCTGCTTTCCGGggtccctttttttttcttctcgtTCCCTTCTTCCTGTTAAATTCGGACCAAGAGGGAACAGATAAACAAGCTTTACGAAGGAAATTCCTTCTTTTAAAATGAACCCAGAGATGAGAAGGTACTTGAGGCTGTCCACCGCACCTTTCAGATCGTAGTCAGACTCGATACTTTACTCGATTCCCAAGACGTCGGCCGCGAACAGTGAAAGACTGGATGAAGCGAACACTAGGTCAGTGATATCAGAAGATGTTGCGCCGACGGGCGGGgcgaagcttattataccCGGGACGCATGTTATTCTCTGTAGCggcaaggtaccttaggGACGGACGGACGGACGGTCTCACCCACCCCCAGCGAGTCCCAAGGGTCTGTTTCCTTCTCTCACTAAAGGTGAGGTGGGCAGCAGTTGggtcacacacacacacaggtTACTTTTTAGGTGCTCTGCTCTGTGTCTGCCCACCGCCGTCCGACGGGCCTTTGGTGCTGGCTGGAGGCTGGAGGCTGGAGCTGCCCCTCGTTCTCTCCGGGGGTCCGGCCAGGCCTGTCCGTTTCCTTCTCATTCCCGTCCTTTCCCATCCTCGCGTGGCGAGCAACGCCCAGCCACCCCGCTGCGGAAAAAGTGACGATTGACAGCTGAGCAGCAGAATCGCAATGGAATGGGGAGCGTTGCTGCGTAGAACATGGGTTGCTGAGTGGCGGCGACGGCAACGGCAGATGTCAAATCATGTCTGCGCCCCCAAAAATAGACCTTCAGACTCGGAATGCGGCTACAGCACAGTTTGGTTGGTGATTTCGAACCAATTGGCTCTAAGCCGCATCGCATACTGGACCCTTTCAGGTCCTACCTACCTGATGCCAAAGCCGAGAAACGGCAGGCAGAAGCTCAAAGTCCGCCGGCTTGTTCGCTGACCACACTGGTCCCTAGCCCAGGAAATCGTCACCATTTTGTGGCTGTGCGAACACTTGCAGTTAACACACCTCAGCGTTAACGTCCTAAGCCACTCGTTCCTCTTGCCGCGTATTAGGAGACATCCTCGGGCAGTGCTCAGTGCTGTACTGCCTCTATGATTACCCACTTCGCCTTTTCCTTCTGGCcctctactccgtacaccATGCTTCTATCGCACAAGGCGATTATAGGCGATGAAGGCCACACCGACGATTAGTCAATGAGAGCCACTACGACCAAAGTGTGCCTCCCGCGGCTTCTGCGTACTTTCGGCCCGTATCCGTATTGCGCGTAGGTTCGTGGCGGGGCCTCCATGACACCGAACTCTGTAAGCGACCATTGGGACCATCTGATGTATTCCGTCCCATGCTCAACCTTCGCTCACTGAGATCTTGGCGTTACCACGCGCCAAGGCTGGCTGCTGCTTACCGTTCATTGGCTCGTAATAGCTATTGCAAAGAAAGATGCCCGTCTCCATCTCGAGGCGTCACCTAACCTTGTTGAATGGCATTGCACCCTACGAGCCGCGGCGAACTCGGTGGTATTAGTTGTCAACTCAATTCGTGGTCATGAGCCGCACTCCTCCAGCTACGGACGTCGACATGCTTTGTCATGAGCAAATCAACGGTAAGAACTCAATTGCCTGACTCTCAACGGCCGGCCACACTAATCGCAACCAATCGGATGTAATACATATTATTCAACAACATTTTGATGCTTTTTTGCCTGCCTTGACTTGTCTTCTCCTGAAGCTTGGGATGTCTCTGTTTTCTGCACTCCACCATCTTGCCGTTGTAAGCCGCCAAGAAACTACGGCGTTCTGGCTTGGATATCTTTAGTTCAACATCGTTCTTCATCTTCCACTTCGTGTAGTCCCATGAGTGCCTTTGCCACGACTCTCTTCGTCTCACGTCCATCGACGTCGCTTGACCGGCGCCTGGGTATTGTGGCTTCATTGAAACCCGCGTCCTCGTTACCTACGGCTCCGTTTCGTGGCGCACTGGTTGACAAGTCCTGTTCGTCGTTGCGGCATTTCGCCCACGCAACGAGCCGATCTTCTGGGCGCTGATCGTAATGTACTTGCCCCATGATCTCTCACGGCAGCGACGCCTAAGCCTTCCACCGCATCTGTCATGTCGGTTCTCTCCGGTGGCCCTCTCTCACAGGTACTCCTTCTTTCTACCAGTACGAGTGTACTGTGTAAGGTGCCACTCAACATCGCCATCCTTGTTTTCCAAGGTTCCACCGCGAATCTCGAAGGGGCGCATCGTCATCCGAGGTCCAACCTCAGCGAGCTCGACAGAATCGTACGAAGTCCGGACAAAAACGTGACTACCAAGGGGTTAGCAAAGGTCTGGCGGGGATCGGAGCTTCGGATGAGCTTACTGTCTGACTTCAATGGAGTCTTCATTGTTCACAAATGTCACTACCCTTGACCCTACCTTAGCCTTGGTGGTCGGGGGATCGAGCGGAGGGAAAAGATGTTTCAGGATCTTCACGATCCGCTGTCCAAGCCGGCTTGAAGAGTTGATTAATGATTAGTGACCGTCGAACGACCTCCGAAGCCGATATCTCATACCTCTTAAAACCCTCAAATATTAACCGTGGGAAAGCCTCTGAGACGGATCCTCTGATACTTCCGGGTATATCTGCTCTGAGTACAACGTTGTGGAGCGACATGGATAGCGTAGGGCCGTGGGGAAGATGAGAAATGCTGTTAGAGAGGTTCGTCAGCTGGTGGCTCTTCTTGGATTCAATATAAAGTGCGTACGTCATGGCAGTCGGTACACCGCGATGTTCGTGAAGGAGGACAATGTCTGTGAGCCCGTTGGACTTGCTAGACTGCACAATGTCCGGAAGAATCAAATTTCCACGATTGAGCCGAACGGATGTAGGGAAGAGCAATCTGATCTCTTTGGAGAAGGCTGAAAGCCTTGAGGACGGGTCTCTTGAAGTCTGAAAGGGTGAGCTTCTGCTTATGTGCCTGGATTGGAAGAGCAGAATAAACTAACTGTAACCAAAAGCCGTGGTTCCGAGATTCCCGACAGCTGGGAGTATTCGTCGTCGAGATCCATCTCCTCATCGACTGTTCGATCGGGTCGCGACTCGTCATATTGGTAGTCTTTCCGCAGCGCCTTGTTCTTTGCGATTTCGGGGTCGATGGGCTTGCCAGAAGCAAGAGCAGATCGTAGCTGGGCGCGCTTCTCGGTCGTCTCCGCCTCTTTCAATATAAGCGCCTTGCGATAGAGGTAGTCGCGCCGTTGTCGGGCCTGTTTCCGGATCATGTTGGGCTGTTGGTATGTGAGATGGTGGGATGTCAATGCTAGAGTTCCGCAATGCATCCAACGTACCTTGGACAGGCTGATCGAGAAAAAAAACCTTATCAGGTGGCAGGTATCCACTTTCAAGCACCCCAAGGTAACAGTCACGTGGTGATAAGCTACATCCCACCAAAACACCACCCTTTCGCCGCTGCTCTGTCGGGCCTGGGATCTTTCTTGGGTGTTTGGATTCACCAACGAAAAGGCACGCAACCACTCCCGACAAGTCTCTGCCCCGTTGGTGTACCTTTGAGGTTTCCGCACGAATCCCCCAACTTCACATACCGATATGATGTGACCTTCCCCCTCCCCGATCCACCTCGAATCCCCCTTCCGTACGACCTGAGCCTACTGAGGCTCTGCGACGCCGAACCATTCGAGAACCATAAAGAAGCTGAAGTAAGTTGCGCATTTTTCATAACACCAAAACGATGCTCCCGACACCACCGCCGGCACATGCAAAGGCATTTCTACAGTTACATCGTATGCGACAGCCCACTGACACTCTTGGAAGGGAGATCAGCAGAGAGAAGTAGAAATCCGGAATACCGCGAATATGGAGAGCGCCTTCAAGAATCTCGGGAACCACCTAGTTTCCGACAGCGCCGCTGCGATCAAGGCAGGTGACGATGTCTTGACCGGTATCGATGCCGACGAGAGCCTTCTCTACGGCAAATTTGGCGGCCGCGACGGTCGCCGCCGtgccgacgatgacgacAACCAAACCGAGCTTTACGATGATGACGATGTGGACAGCCTGACTAGCATGCCTGTTGGGGCTATGAAGGATCTCAATATCGGAAGACCCAAGGAGGAAGATAGGAAGCTTCCCCCTCACGCTTGCGCGTATGGCATGCCTTCGAGCTTCCGAGCCCTCTCTTGAATCTAACACTGGCTTAGGTATTGTGGAATTCATTCCCCGAGCTCCGTCGTCAAGTGCCTTGGCTGCAACAAGTGGTTCTGTAGTGCCCGCGGAAATGCTACCTCAAGCCACATTGTTTCCCATCTGGTCCGGGCGAGACACAAGGAAGTCCAGCTTCACCCGGAATCTACCCTGGGTGATACTGTACTCGAGTGCTACAACTGTGGAACCAAGAACGTCTTTCTCTTGGGCTTCATTCCTGCCAAGTCGGATACCGTTGTCGTGCTGCTTTGTCGTCAGCCTTGTGCTGCAAACACCTCTTCCAAGGATATGAGCTGGGACACCTCTCGATGGCAGCCCCTGATTGAGGAGAGAGCTTTCTTGACCTGGCTCGTCGCGACGCCCTCCGATGCCGAGCAACTCCGCGCCAGACACCTCACCCCGCCGATGATTGCCAAGCTGGAGGAGATGTGGAAGGAAAATGCGACTGCTACGGTTGCTGACCTTGAGAAGGCTGCTAGCATCGACGACGACCCTCATCCCGTCCTCCTCAAGTACGACGACCCTTATCACTACCAGAACATTTTTGGCCCGCTCGTCAAGATGGAATCCGACTACGACAAGAAGCTCAAGGAAGCCCAGTCTGAGGATGGACTCACGGTCCGCTGGGATTACGGTTTGAACAACAAGCACCTGGTCAGCTTTGAACTGCACAAGATAGAGTCGGGTGACGTCAAGCTGGCCGTTGGCGACGAAATGCGACTACGTTACAAGGGCGAGCTCCGCCCTGCCTGGGAGGGAGTTGGCTATGTCATCAAGATCCCCAACAATCAGTCTGACGAAGTCACCCTCGAGCTGCGTAAGGCCGGCAACGAGAAGACTGTCCCGACTGAATGCACCCACAACTTCTCAGCAGACTATGTCTGGAAGGCTACCTCGTATGATCGCATGCAGTATGCCATGAAGACTTTCGCCGTGGACGACATGAGTGTCTCGGGTTACATTTTCCACAAGCTCCTGGGTCACGACGTCGCTGTTGCGCCGATGAAGACGACTATGCCTAAGAAGTACAGCGTCCCCGGCCTTCCCGACCTCAATACCAGCCAGATCGCCGCCATTAAGGCTGTGCTGTCGACCCCGCTCAGCTTGATTCAGGGACCTCCGGGCACTGGCAAGACTGTCACTTCGGCGACCATCATCTACCATCTGTGCAAGATGAATAATGGACAAGTCCTCGTGTGCGCGCCCTCCAACGTCGCTGTCGACCAGCTCTGTGAGCGCATCCACCGCACTGGCCTCAAGGTCGTTCGTCTTACAGCCAAGTCCCGAGAGGATGTGGAGTCCTCCGTGAGCTTCCTTGCTCTTCATGAGCAGGTTCGTATGAATGACAGCAATGGTGAGCTTGTCAAGCTTGCGCAGCTGAAGACCGAGCTTGGCGAACTGTCCAGCCAGGACGAGAAGAAGTTCAAGCAGCTCACCAAGGCCGCCGAAAGAGACATTCTACACAACGCAGATGTCGTCTGCTGCACTTGTGTCGGTGCCGGTGATCCTCGTCTGTCAAAGATGAAGTTCCGTAATGTCCTCATCGACGAGTCGACTCAATCGGCTGAGCCCGAGTGTATGATTCCTCTCGTTCTCGGATGCAAGCAGGTTGTCCTCGTTGGTGACCACAAGCAATTGGGCCCTGTCATCATGAACAAGAAGGCTGCCAAGGCTGGTCTCAACCAGTCCTTGTTCGAGCGCCTCGTCAACTTGCGCTTGGTTCCCATTCGCCTCAACATCCAGTACCGCATGCACCCTTGCTTGTCCGAGTTCCCTTCCAACATGTTCTACGATGGATCTCTCCAGAACGGTGTTACGGTCAAGGATCGCGTTCGCCGCGATGTCGACTTCCCTTGGCCTGTTGTTGATATGCCGATGATGTTCTGGTCCAACCTTGGCAATGAGGAAATCTCGGCATCCGGAACGTCCTATCTCAACCGTACCGAAGCCTCCAACGTGGAGAAGGTTGTAACCCGCTTTTTCAAGGCCGGCGTAAAGCCTTTGGACATCGGTGTTATTACTCCGTACGAGGGTCAGCGAAGCTACATCGTTAGCACCATGCAGAACACTGGCACATTCAAGAAGGAGAGCTACAAGGAAGTCGAGGTTGCCTCCGTTGACGCCTTCCAGGGTCGTGAGAAGGACTTCATTGTTCTGTCCTGTGTACGTTCCAACGACAACCAGGGCATCGGTTTCCTTTCGGATCCCCGCCGTCTCAACGTCGCCTTGACTCGTGCCAAGTACGGTCTCGTCATTATTGGTAACCCCAAGGTCCTTTCTAAGCATGAGCTTTGGCACCACCTCCTTGTCCACTTCAAGGACCGCAAGTGCTTGGTTGAGGGGCCTTTGACCAATTTGCAGACCTCGCTCTTGCAGTTCGGAAAGCCCAAGACAGCATATCGCCAGAAGATGAGCCAGCCCCCTCAATTCAATGCCGGTGGCGGGTTCCCCAACGGCGGCGGCAACCGCTTCAACGGTGCTGGCTCCACTCGCGATTTTGACTCGGGATCTATGATGTCCTACATTCCCGACGACGTCTCCTCCATCCATAGCTCTCTGGGCGGTGCCGGCTTAAACACCACTTACCCTCCCATCTTCTCGAGCTTCACCCCTGATCAATGGCCTGGCCTCCCTGGAGTGCCCGGATCCAGCCGTTCCGGCATCAAGAGAGGAG
Proteins encoded in this region:
- a CDS encoding RNA helicase — its product is MHPTYLGQADREKKPYQVAGIHFQAPQGNSHVVISYIPPKHHPFAAALSGLGSFLGVWIHQRKGTQPLPTSLCPVGVPLRFPHESPNFTYRYDVTFPLPDPPRIPLPYDLSLLRLCDAEPFENHKEAEGDQQREVEIRNTANMESAFKNLGNHLVSDSAAAIKAGDDVLTGIDADESLLYGKFGGRDGRRRADDDDNQTELYDDDDVDSLTSMPVGAMKDLNIGRPKEEDRKLPPHACAYCGIHSPSSVVKCLGCNKWFCSARGNATSSHIVSHLVRARHKEVQLHPESTLGDTVLECYNCGTKNVFLLGFIPAKSDTVVVLLCRQPCAANTSSKDMSWDTSRWQPLIEERAFLTWLVATPSDAEQLRARHLTPPMIAKLEEMWKENATATVADLEKAASIDDDPHPVLLKYDDPYHYQNIFGPLVKMESDYDKKLKEAQSEDGLTVRWDYGLNNKHLVSFELHKIESGDVKLAVGDEMRLRYKGELRPAWEGVGYVIKIPNNQSDEVTLELRKAGNEKTVPTECTHNFSADYVWKATSYDRMQYAMKTFAVDDMSVSGYIFHKLLGHDVAVAPMKTTMPKKYSVPGLPDLNTSQIAAIKAVLSTPLSLIQGPPGTGKTVTSATIIYHLCKMNNGQVLVCAPSNVAVDQLCERIHRTGLKVVRLTAKSREDVESSVSFLALHEQVRMNDSNGELVKLAQLKTELGELSSQDEKKFKQLTKAAERDILHNADVVCCTCVGAGDPRLSKMKFRNVLIDESTQSAEPECMIPLVLGCKQVVLVGDHKQLGPVIMNKKAAKAGLNQSLFERLVNLRLVPIRLNIQYRMHPCLSEFPSNMFYDGSLQNGVTVKDRVRRDVDFPWPVVDMPMMFWSNLGNEEISASGTSYLNRTEASNVEKVVTRFFKAGVKPLDIGVITPYEGQRSYIVSTMQNTGTFKKESYKEVEVASVDAFQGREKDFIVLSCVRSNDNQGIGFLSDPRRLNVALTRAKYGLVIIGNPKVLSKHELWHHLLVHFKDRKCLVEGPLTNLQTSLLQFGKPKTAYRQKMSQPPQFNAGGGFPNGGGNRFNGAGSTRDFDSGSMMSYIPDDVSSIHSSLGGAGLNTTYPPIFSSFTPDQWPGLPGVPGSSRSGIKRGGRATESIAGESVANSEYTDASASVIGAKGVGQGGVSLGAGLQDAIHGMRPASYSHSDRLKHYVESGGRMGAGNGFGRRYDDDEKSVSTAFHSQIGGGFD
- a CDS encoding SNARE domain-containing protein; protein product: MSYQQYNQNPYAQGPQAEGGYGYDNQQPQYGQGQYEMQPYGEAGQYAGQSAPRTLSQQDFLARVQQLRTEINGLTSDIEGIAQLHQRSLGSPDGSTSAQLEQAVSATQIRNTGVKEGIKALERDLSKTQDGSRATKTAQLNSLKNTFKSELEKYQQIERDYQKRYRDQIARQYRIVNPEATEDEVEQATQMDWGDEGVFQTALKSNRTGHANTILGNVRARHSELQRIEQTMMELGQLFQELATLVEQQEPVVQAAEQNAEQTVENIQKGNEEVKVATDHARRRKKLKWWCLLVVVLIILAIALGVGLGVALTKKN
- a CDS encoding brix domain-containing protein, with amino-acid sequence MIRKQARQRRDYLYRKALILKEAETTEKRAQLRSALASGKPIDPEIAKNKALRKDYQYDESRPDRTVDEEMDLDDEYSQLSGISEPRLLVTTSRDPSSRLSAFSKEIRLLFPTSVRLNRGNLILPDIVQSSKSNGLTDIVLLHEHRGVPTAMTISHLPHGPTLSMSLHNVVLRADIPGSIRGSVSEAFPRLIFEGFKSRLGQRIVKILKHLFPPLDPPTTKAKVGSRVVTFVNNEDSIEVRHHVFVRTSYDSVELAEVGPRMTMRPFEIRGGTLENKDGDVEWHLTQYTRTGRKKEYLLRRRCRERSWGKYITISAQKIGSLRGRNAATTNRTCAGQATSMDVRRRESWQRHSWDYTKWKMKNDVELKISKPERRSFLAAYNGKMVECRKQRHPKLQEKTSQGRQKSIKMLLNNMYYIRLVAISVAGR